The Polyangium mundeleinium genome contains the following window.
CGAGCCCCGCGGGCGGCTCGGGGCTCACGGCGTTGCCGCCCGTGCCTCCGCTACCGCCTGCGCCGCCGCTTCCACCTGCGCCGCCGCTTCCACCCGCGCCGCCGCTGCCGCTTCCGCCTGCGCCCCCGCTACCGCTCCCATTTCCGCCTCCACCCCCGCAACCGGCGAGCACCAGGAGGACGACCAGCGAAGCGGCGAGTTTTTGGGGTCGCGTCGACATCCGCCCCGAATACCCGCGTCACGAACGCACGTCAATCCGCGACGCGGCCTGCACAGTATTCATCCACACACGCACTCGTCCGCCATGACGGACATCCAGTAAATTTCACTGGACACGTCCGTTATAGCAGACATAAGTTCGTCATCGTGGCACACAATCCGACGGGTGGGACGGCGGGCCGACGCACGGCGATCACCGCCTTGATCGTGGGCGCGCTCGGGCTCTTGGCCTGCGGCAAGTCCCGACCTGGAGGCGCGGCCCAGGAGGTCGAGCTCCTGAACGTCTCGTACGACCCGACCCGGGAGCTCTGGCGGGACCTGAACGAGAAGTTCATCGCTGCCTACGAGAAAGAATCGGGCACGAAGGTCACCCTCAAGCAATCCCACGGCGGCTCCAGCACGCAGGCCCGGGCCGTCATCGACGGCCTCGAAGCGGACGTCGTCACGCTCGCCTCGTACCTCGATACCGACGCCATCAGCAAAAAGGGCCTCATCCAGCCGAACTGGATCGACAAACTCCCTTCGCGCTCCTTGCCGTACACGTCCACGGTCATCTTCGTGGTGCGAAAGGGCAATCCGAAGGGAATCAAGGATTGGCCGGACCTCATCAAGCCCGGCGTCGAGGTGATCACGCCAAACCCGAAGACCTCGGGCAACGGTTACCTCTCCTTCTTCAGCGCGTGGGGCTCCGTCGTCCTGCGCGGCGGCTCGCGCGACGACGCGATCAAGTACGTCACGCAATTGTACAAGCAGGTCCCCGTCCTCGATTCCGGCGCGCGCGGCGCGACCACCACGTTCGTCCAGAAGAAGATCGGCGACGTCCACCTGGCCTGGGAAAACGAAGCCCACCTCGAAGTGCGCGAAGCGAAAGGCGAGCTCGAGCTCGTGTATCCGCCCATCAGCATCCGCGCCGAGCCCCACGTGGCCCTCGTCGACAGCAACGTCGACCGCAGGAACACCCGCAAAGCCGCGGAGGCGTATCTCAGGTTTGCATATACCGACGAGGGACAAGAGATCGCCGCAAAACACTTCTACCGGCCGACGAACGAGGCCATCCTGAAGAAACACGCCGCGATCTTCCCGGAGCTCCGGCTCTTCGCCATCACCGAGATCGCCAAGGACTTCCCCGACGCGCACAAGCAGTTCATCGGCGAGGGCGGCGTCTTCGACACCATCTACAGCCCGAAGAAGTAGCCGCGAATGGCGAGCGTGAACCGAAGAGTGCTCCCGGGTTTCTCCCTGACCCTGGGGTA
Protein-coding sequences here:
- a CDS encoding sulfate ABC transporter substrate-binding protein; translation: MAHNPTGGTAGRRTAITALIVGALGLLACGKSRPGGAAQEVELLNVSYDPTRELWRDLNEKFIAAYEKESGTKVTLKQSHGGSSTQARAVIDGLEADVVTLASYLDTDAISKKGLIQPNWIDKLPSRSLPYTSTVIFVVRKGNPKGIKDWPDLIKPGVEVITPNPKTSGNGYLSFFSAWGSVVLRGGSRDDAIKYVTQLYKQVPVLDSGARGATTTFVQKKIGDVHLAWENEAHLEVREAKGELELVYPPISIRAEPHVALVDSNVDRRNTRKAAEAYLRFAYTDEGQEIAAKHFYRPTNEAILKKHAAIFPELRLFAITEIAKDFPDAHKQFIGEGGVFDTIYSPKK